The segment GGACCGGTGAGTGTGATGCTCGCCAGTTGGCCCTCCCACCCGGGCTCGACGGGGAGTACGAACGCGAAGCTCGAACTCCCGTCCCCATCGGCCACCGCGGTCATATCGAATCGCAGGCGGAATAGTTCGTTGCCATCGCCTATGTCCCCGACGAGCTGGTATTCGCCGCCGCCTCGCGGTAGAGCCGGAGGCGCATCGACCGAGGTCTGACCCCGTGCCGGTGCCAGAGCAGAGGCGGACCGGACGACCACCGCCTCCAGAGATGGCCGGAGCGTGGTGGCGGAGAGCTTCGTCTTCGTGGTTGAGCCCCCCTCCCTGAGTTCCCATCGCCGGACCTTGGAACACAAGAGCCCCCGATAGCAATCCGGATTCTCTTTTCCGGCGTGCTTCACTCCGGAGCGCCGATGCACGTCTCGTCCACCTCCCCCGCCCCGTCGAACGCCTGGGGCACCGCGTTCGCGAAGGCCTCGCGGATTCTCCGCTGCATGAGCCAGGCGGTCTTCTGCGTGACGCCGATGCCCCGGTGGAGTTGCACGGAGGAAATGCCCTTCGGTCTCATGGCGTCCAGACAGATCGCGAAGACCCACTTCCTCGGGGAGAGCGGAGAGCCTTCCATGAAGGTGCCTGTCTTCACCGAGAAGTAGCCGCGGCAGTCCCGGCAGCGGTACGGCATCCTGGCGTGCGAGGCCGCGTGGGTGTTCACGCTGCCGCAGCGCGGACACCGGCGTTCGCCCTTGGGCCAGATGATGGTCTCGAACCAGTCCCGGGCGGCGTTCTCCGTGGGGAACTTCTCGGCCAGATCGAGGAGGGATACCTCACGATACGCACCGGGGCCGGTCATGATGGCCTCCGAAGCAGTGCGCCGGTTCCGGATGGGCCCGCGTTCGGGGATGCCGCCCCCTCTTTCTGCCTGTCTTGCACTACCCGAACCAATGCTTGGCGGCGGCTCCGGCGGACGCTGGTGCCCTGGGCGTCCAACCCGCGTGGCGGAGACCCGACCTCTCCGGGCCGACCAAGTCCCCTCGGGTTCACAACGTGCGCCGTCACCTCGAACGACGCGGCGAAGTACTCCGATACAC is part of the Candidatus Palauibacter soopunensis genome and harbors:
- a CDS encoding IS1595 family transposase — protein: MTGPGAYREVSLLDLAEKFPTENAARDWFETIIWPKGERRCPRCGSVNTHAASHARMPYRCRDCRGYFSVKTGTFMEGSPLSPRKWVFAICLDAMRPKGISSVQLHRGIGVTQKTAWLMQRRIREAFANAVPQAFDGAGEVDETCIGAPE